The region AAATATAGAAACATCACCTACTAAGATAGAAGAAAACTTTTTAAACAGTACATTTCCTTAGGTTTTAAGCTTATAGGTAAGACAGTAAAATTAAGTCATGAGCATTGCAGAAAATATACAATCGATTAAACAAAGCATTAAGAACACGCTAAACGACGCTCATAGGCCCCAAAATAGCGTTAATATTCTTGCAGTGAGTAAAGGCCAACCGGTTAAAGCAATAAAAGAAGCGTATGCAGCAGGTTTAAGTGATTTTGGTGAAAATTATTGGCAAGAGGCTCATAATAAAATTATACACTTAAAACAATTACCTATTAATTGGCATTTTATTGGTGCTATTCAAAGTAATAAAGCTAAAGAAATTGCAGAAAACTTTAGTTGGGTACATAGTATTGATCGGGAAAAAATTGCTAAACTTCTTGCCCAACATCGGCCTGATTATTTACCAGCATTAAATATTTGTATTCAAATTAATTTAGATCATGAACCGACTAAAGCAGGCCTCCTTCCTTATGAATTACCCCTCTTGATTAAGTGTATTAATCAATTACCTAAATTACATTTACGCGGGCTTATGGCAATTCCAAAGCCGCGCTTAACGGCAGAAGAGCAATATGTTAGTTTGCAACGCCTAACAAGGTTATTAGATCAAGCAAATCAACAGTTAAATTTAAAGATGGATACCTTATCTATGGGAATGAGTGATGATTTAAAAGCAGCGATACGCGCAGGTAGTACCTTTGTTCGTATTGGTAGGGCTATTTTTGGTGAGCGCAATTAATTATGAAAATCTGTTTTATAGGCTATGGTAATTTGGCAAAAGCATTAATTAGCGGCTTAAGCCAAAATAAAAATTTAGAATTATTTGCAACGTCTCCTTCCCTGCCCATTGCAGTTAATGAAGTTGGTGTTAAAACTCATTTTTCTAATACTGCTTTTATCAGTATTGCTGATGTCATTATACTTGCTGTTAAACCAGCACAAATCACTGCTGTTTTAACAGAAATCGGTAAACTCCTTCCCCAAGACAGTCTTCTTATTTCGCTTGCTGCAGGAATAAACCTAAATAAGCTCGCCTCTTTTTGCAAGTCTAAGCAAGCTATTGTTCGTTGTATGCCCAATACACCCATTGCCGTTGGCAAAGGCGCTAGCGCTTTTATTGCTAATAATGACGTTCAGCCTAAACAAAAAATACTTGTTGAAAATTTATTTAAGCCATTAAGTGTCACGGCTTGGCTTAATAAAGAAGAAGAAATAAACGCAATTACAGCTCTATCAGGCAGTGGGCCTGCTTACATATTCTTATTTCTAGAAGCACTCATTAATGCTGGTGAGAAATTAGGCTTATCTAGCTCCATTGCCCATTCATTTGCTAAACAAACTGCTATAGGAGCGTTAAGTTTAATAGAAAATAGCACCTTGCCTTTGCAACAACTACGCCAAGATGTAACTTCTAAAGGAGGTACCACAGCAGCAGCACTTGCAATTTTAGAGAAGCGTGATTTTTCAGAAGTCATTTTTCAAGCCTTAAAAGCAGCTTATGATAGAGCGAAAGAAATAGAGGAAGCGCAATAGAGGTCTTTATCTAGATGCCACGGACAATCCGCGGAACATAGGCAAGATAAGTGTAGGTTGATTGAATGGATCCCCGCCTGCGCGGGGATGACATGAGAAGCACGGGGATGACATGAGAAGCACGGGGATGACATGAGAAGCACGGGGATGACATGAGAAGCACGGGGATGACATGAGAAGCACGGGGATGACAAGCGAGGCGCGAGGATGATAGGAAAGGCGCAAGGCTAATAGAGATTGGTTAAGATGATAGAGATTTACAGGATGACATAGAAGTTGTAGAGACGACAGAATTCGCGAAAGCTTTTGTCATTCCCGCGCAGGCGGGAATCAATGGGGAATTTATCTCTATGCTAATGAATTGAATGGATCCCCGCCTGCGCGGGGATGACAGAGAGGCGCGAGGAAGACAAGAGAGGCGCGAGGAAGACAAGCGAGGCGCGGGGCTAACAGGGATTATCAAGATAATAGGGATTGACAAGGATGGTAGGGAATTTGCGGAGATGAAAGTATTTGTCGGAGAAGAGAAATTCCTTTAGCCTAACGACCAGGAATTCTTTATTAACTCATCATATTAAAGTGAGAATGTTATGGCTGGACTAATTGCGGTAAGTTATTTTTTAATTAGTATATTTTTTAATTTAATTATTTTTCTTTTTTGGTTACGTATTTTATTGCGCTACTATCGTGTTAGTTCTCTAAATCCCATGGGTCAGGCAATTTATCGCTTAACAGATCGGATTGTGCTTCCTTTGGAATCAACTATTTTTCGTAGTAAACGACACCCGCAACGGTTTGATGCCATTAGCTTTGCTTGCATTGTTGTGCTTGAGCTAATCAAATTCATATTACTCGGTTTAATTGCTTATCAGAGATTACTACCTATTACTTACTTATTCTTGTTTGTAATTGCCGATCTCATTATTCAATTAGGTGATTTGCTATTTTACGCGCTGTTATTAAGGGTTATTATGAGTTGGGTTAATCCCCAATGGCAAATGCATCCTGCTGCTATGATTCTTAATTTAATTACTGATCCATTAATTAAAATTGGCCACAAAATTATACCTAATATTTCAGGTTTTGATTTTGCACCTTTTATCATGATGGTAATTATTAAAGTGATTACTCTTTTTATTAGCGCATCTTTACCGCTTCATCTTTAATTTCAGGTTAAAAGGCTATAAACGCACTATAATTGAAAGAAAATGATAATAAACCTCTTCCTAAACTTTACTCCCAAGGCCAAATACAGAGCTGGGTAATACTCAAATTCTAACGAGTTTGGAAAGAGGTCTAATGTGAGGGCCGTGCTATGTATAGACGATATGGGGTTTTAATCGGTTTCCTTTTTCCACTATTAGCATTTAGTCAGCAACAATCGGTATATTGCCCACAAAATCATGGGTTTATTAATATTGGCATGTCGCAGACTCAAGTGATGTCTGCCTGTGGTCAACCTTTGAGTAAACAGCAATCCAATCAACCTTTTACGCAGAAAGTTCCTGTACAGCAACTTATTTATAATAATCAAGGTGACAGAACTGCTTTTTATGGGGTTTGGGCCCTACCTATTGGGAATACTAATTATGGTGGTGCACCAACCTTTGGCGGCAATAGTGGTGGCGGCGCTCAATTACAAGTTAATATTATGAATAATAAAGTTAGCTCTATAACCATGAATGGCTCTAGTACAAATGCATTTAGTATTTGTGGTGGTAGAAGTGTCGAAGTGGGTGATCCAGTCAGTATAGTTTACAACGCTTGCGGTACGCCCTCTTTAGTGAATCATACGTATATAAACCAAGTGGTGCCAAGCTCAACTAAACCTGAAATTTGGGTCTATCAGGCTGATCAGTATCAAAAACCTATGAGCTTGACATTTGTCGATGGCAAACTACAATCCATCGATTAATTTTAACTAAGGATATTCATGAGCGAAACAATAGATGATTTAACTATTTCTTTTTCAGAAGACGGCATTGAAACAGTTCGTGAATTAGATAAATATGTTTTATCCAAAGGTGCTTGGACCACTATTTTATTTCGCTATCAAGAATGGGAAAAAGTAAATCAAGGTTATGGCCCGGTAAAATATTCAATTAGACGTTACCAGAAACGTAATAACCAATATTGGATGAAATCTAAATTTAATATTTCTAGCGATGAGCAAGCGCGTAAGATGATTGAGGTTTTAAGTAATTGGCTTAAACAAGAAGAAAATACTTAAAAGAATTAATATCGTCAGCTAATAACTCGTGTTAGTTTGTTTTTATTCATATAAAACTATATTAGTAACTTAAAGATAAAAGATGAATACTAGCTTATCCAGTATTCATCTTTTAAATAACCGTAATTTGGTTTTATTTAATCTTTTCTTAATTGATCCAATCATTAACTGCAATACCAATCCCAAACCCGGTATTTTTATGATTATATTCAATCAAACTTTGCCCATACCCATTGAAAAACTGCCCATAGAGGGAAATGGATTTTAAAATAGGATAAGAAACACTGGCCATAACATAACCTCGCTTAAAGCCGCTTTCAATATTTTGTGCCTCAATACTGGCTTTTAAGTTATTCCATGAATAAGAAAACAAAATATTTTCATAACCTAAATAATGAGCAATATCAGGATTATGTAAATCGCTTGATTCACTTTCAGCAAGCAAGCCCCAACCGCGTAGTTGAACTAACCAATTCTGACCGGTAAACTTAACTTGTGCATAAGCTCGGTTCCAACTACGTTCTAAATGACCTCCTCGGCCATTGGATTGATGATTTACCCCCAGCTGCCCTGACATATAACGCGAAAAATAATTCTCAATAAACAATTCAGGCTCATAATTTGTTTCTCTAAAGTAAGGAGACTTTGCATATACTTGCCAATACATAAGCTGACTATACGCAAAATTCAAGGCAATTGGCTTATCTCGATAGAGATGACGAACCACAGGAATTAAAACACTAAAATAAGCTTTTAACTCTTCGCTTTTTACTCTTTGACTATCGGGTGTTTCATTTAAATAAATGTCTTGATAAGGATGATTTGTTTGATAAAAAGGTAATATGTAGGTAGGCCTATATAAATTGATAAGATTAGGATATTTCTCAGCCCTATTTTGAGCTTGAATTTCTTGCTCTAAAATTGTCTTATCTTTAACATTCTTGTCTTTAGTGTCCGTATCTTTACTAGGCTCTGCCGCAGAAGTAAAAGTAGATAACGCGCAAAACATGGAAAAAACATAGGCTTTAATATTCATTTTATTGCTTTTTAAAAAAAGTTACTGATTATGCAGTAAGGTCATTATGTAAACAACCCTATTTTGTTGCATTATTGATCTTTTTATTTTTGATAGGTTATGTAAGTATAATCATTTAACACTTTTTAATTTATAAAGCTTAATTTTTTAGCGGAAATATATTAATTTTCCCCTTATTTTGCCTATCACTTTAAAGTTATAATCTTTTCTTCACCAAAGGAGGCGCTTAATTGAAAGGTCGCGTGATTAGCTTAATATTATTTTTAAGTGTATTAATAGCATTTGCTTATTATTTATTTCCTAATCATAAAATCAAACAAGTAAGTTATAAGTTGCAACCCATCTTTGTTGAAACCTCTCCGCTAAAAGAAGCTGTATTTGCTAATCAATTTGAAACTATCGGCAGCTTAAGTAGTCTAGATAATATACAGATTAGTTCAGAGTTAGCGGGACAAATCGCTTCTATTCATTTTAAACCAGGCACGGTAGTACATAAGGGAACTTTATTAATTCAATTAGATGATACTGTTTTAAAAAGTGAATTAGCGAGTGCTAAAGCTAACCTATTATTAAGCGAATCAATTTACAAACGCAATCAAGAACTTGCTAAGCGAAAGCTTGCTTCCGAACAAGCCTTAGATACAGCCTTTGCAGATTTAAAAGAAAAACAAAACATTGTTAAAGTTAAAGAAGCACAATTACTTAAGCTAAGTCTACGAGCCCCCTTCACAGGAACGTTAGGTTCCCGAAAAGTTAGCGTTGGACAATATGTTAAAGTGGGTCAACCTTTAGTGAGTTTAATTGCTAATCAAAAACTTAAAGTTGAATATACTTTACCTGAGCACTTAATTGCTCATATTAAAAAAGATCAAAAAGTGCAAGTTATCTCTGATGCTTTCCCAAAACACATTTATCAAGGTGTGGTTGATTATATTGCCCCTAACGTTGATAACGAAACACGAACGATTGCTGTTGAAGCTTTAATTAATAATAAGGAAAATTTATTATCAGCTGGCCTCTTTGTACGTGTTAAACATCAAATTGGTGAGCCTAAAAAACGTTTTTTAATTCCTGAGGAAAGCGTTATCCCAACCATTAGTGGCCAAAAAGTTTTTATTTTAGATAATGGCAAAGCTATTACCAAACAAATTAAAGTTGGTTCTCACTACGGTGCTATGATTGAAGTTCGTCATGGTCTAAAACCAACTGATATTGTCATTATCAGAGGACAACATAAGTTAAAAGAAGGTGTAGCTGTCCTTGCTAAAAACGAAGGGAAAATCGAGTGAATTTGTCAGAATTTTGTATAAAGCGGCCTGTTTTTACGATTGTTTTATTAACTATGTTAATTATTACAGGGCTCATTTATTTTCATAAGTTACCCATACGTCACCTGCCTAATATTGATAAACTCACTATAGCCATTACAACTAATTTTGACGGCGCAAGTCCTGACTTAATAGAAAAAGAAATTACCATTCCTATTGAGAATACCTTAGCGAGTATTCCGGGTGTTGATAGTATCCGCTCTGTGAGTTTATTAAGTCGCAGTCGTATTAATATTGAGTTCCAGTTAGGGGTAGATATCAACGAAGCAATCAATGATATTCGTAACAAAATGTCTGCTTTGCAAAACAAGTTGCCACTAGGTAGTCAAGCACCGACTGTCACCAAAAATGATGCAGATGCAACACCGCTCATGATTATTGGTTTTCATGACAAAGAAAAAAATGCATTAGAGATTACTGATTATTTAGAGCGTCATATAAAACCTGCTCTACAAGAAATTCAAGGCGTTGGTGAAGTTATTTTTCATGGTGGTAGAAATTACGCAGTAAAAATAGAACTTGATCCAATAAAAATGGCAGCCCGCTATATCACTGTTGCCCAAATAAAGAAGGCACTAAATCAACAAAATATCGATATACCCAGTGGACAAATTAAAAGTAAAAATCGCTATTATACAGTTGTTACTCATGCCAAATTAAAAACTGCTCAACATTTTGGCGAATTAGTTATTGCTGAACGTGAGCATAATTTTATTCGCCTTTCAGATATTGCTAAAATCTCTGTTGGTAGTCAAAACGATGATAACTTACTACGTATTAATGGTAGGCCAGCTGTGGGGCTAGCTATTTTATCCCAATCAACGGCAAATCCCTTAGAAGTTGCTCAGGCATTAAAAAGATCATTAAAGGAACTTGAAATTTCTTTTCCGCCTACCTTGAAGGCTAATATTGTATTTGATACCACCCAATTCATTCAGCAATCCATTCACAAAGTGTATCGTACATTTTTTGAAGCAGCCTTGTTTGTTGGTTTAGTAGTTTTCTTATTTCTTGGTAATGTCAGGGCTGCTTTGATTCCAATCATCACCATACCAATTTGCTTAATAAGCGCCTTTTGGCCTATGGCGTGGTTAGGCTTTGAATTAAATACCCTAACCTTATTAGCGATGGTATTAGCCATTGGACTTGTCGTTGATGATGCTATTGTTGTTGTAGAAAATTGTCATCGTCACTTAAAGTCAGGTTTATCCCCTTATAGCGCGGCTATCAGAGGCAGTAGAGAAATTGTCTTTGCCATTATTGCCATGACTATCACGTTAGCAGCTGTTTATGCACCTAGTGGCTTTGTTACGGGATTTACCGGAAAACTATTTTTTCAATTCGGCGCAACATTAGCTATATGTGTGATTTTATCAGGTCTCATTGCCTTAACTTTGTCGCCTATGATGTGTTCCCAGTTAATGCGGCATCAGGAAAATGCTTATAGCCAGTGGCTAAATACCTTTTTTACCACAGTAAGTAAACGCTATATTTTAAGCCTTGAAAAAATAATTAATAAACCGCGCCTCTTACTTATCAGCGTTTTTTTAAGTAGTCTACTTGGGTTAGTTTGCTATCATTACCTACCAACTGAATTGGCACCTGCGGAAGATCAATCTTATATTATTGCCCCACTGGCTTCTCCAACCAATGCAAGCACAGCTTATACGGATCACTACACGCATGAATTAGAGCAAATTTATGAAACAATACCTGAAAGAACAGTTTACTTGTCATCTATAAAACCTGCTTCTGCTTTTAATTTATTACAATTAACGCCCTGGGATAAACGTAATCGTTCGCAAAAAGACATCACAGAAGAACTTCAGGAAAAAATGCAACAGATTACCGGTGTAAATGTTTTCCCTAGTAGTCCTAATCCTTTTGGAAATCATAGTGGTAATAATAGTCAATTCAGCGTTACTCTCCTTAGTAATACTATTTACTTACGCTTAAATGAAATCAGTAATGATATTGTTAAATTATTAACTGAACTACCCGAGTTAAGACAAATTAAAAATAGCTTAGCTCTTGATAGTGAACAAATTAATATTGAGATTAATCGTCAATTAGCTGCTGATTTAGATGTCAACCTTGCTGATATTGCTGAATTACTATCGACCATGTTAGGCGGTAATAATGCTGCTAACTTTAATTATGATGGGCAAACACATCAGGTTATCTTACAGTTAAAGCAAGCAGCGTTAAGCGATATATCTATTATTAATAAACTTTATGTTCAAAGTGGGCGCGGTAAGATGATCCCACTTTCTAGTTTAGTAAAAATAAAAAATACAATTGGTCCTGATAGCCTTCCCCATTTAAATCGATTCCGAGCATCAACTATTAGCGCAGAATTATCACCCAATGCTCATTTAGAAAAGGTTATTAAAGCAACTCAAAAAATACTCCAAGAAAAATTACCTGAAGATGTTCAGTTTCGCTTTACAGGAAAAGTCAGAGATTATCTTGAATCGACTAATGATAGTTTATATGCTTTCTTATTAGCCTTATTATTTATTTACCTTGTTTTAGCCGCGCAATTTGAAAGTTTCACTGATCCTTTAATTGTTTTACTTAGTGTACCCTTGTGTTTGGTTGGGGCCCTTTTTGCTCTTTACTTAACCAAACAAAGTCTTTCTCTTTATAGTCACATTGGGATTATTACCTTAATTGGTTTAGTAACTAAGCATGGCATTATGATTACCGAGTTTGCCAATCAGCAGATAACACAAGGCATCGATAAAACAACAGCTCTGCTAAACAGTGCACGTATTCGTCTTCGTCCAATTTTAATGACAACTTTAGCGATGCTTTTAGGCGCCCTTCCTCTAGCTTTAGCAACTGGTGCAGGGGCAGAAAGTAGAAAACAATTAGGTATTGTTATTTTAGGCGGTATGTTAATTGGCACCTTATTTTCACTTTATGTTGTTCCCTACGCTTATTTAAAATTATCTAAACGCACTTCTAAAAAAGAACAACCTTTTAAAGCCACGGTGGTTAAAAAAATGGCGCAAGAAAAATCGATATATTTGCAATGAATCAAGTGGGATATTTTTATGAGCCGTGAATTTACTGGGTGAAAATGCCGCCCATATTGATACAATAGATTCTGTCAACATCATCACCGCCTGTGTTTTAGTCGACAACAGGATCATGAGTTTACAGTCTTTAACAACCCTATAAATGAACCCTGACTCGCAAGATTTATACTATAACATAATTCAATAAATGGACCCCGCGGTCTTCGCCGCGGGGATTCACCAGTGATGATTTTCATAGAGTTAAGGGTAAATATTCGAAATTTGTTGGACTGCATTTTATTTAGCCCAACTTATGATAACTATTAAGTGGCCTGGGTGCAGTCCCATAAAGCCAGGACCCGGGTTTCACTTCGTTGCACCCAGGCTACTTGTTTCATTTTTAATTAACTTATTAAAAGTTAAGCTTTCCATAAAAAATGAAGGTAGGTTGGGCTAAGCGTAGCGCAGCCCAACAAGAATTATAAGGCGTATTACATTTACATCATTTGTTGGGCCGCACTTTGTTTGGCCCAACCTCCTTTACTTTGTATCTAAATTATTGATAGCAACCAATACCAGTCGTGCCAATAATATCGCACTGTCTGAAACTTGAAGTATCTAAACTTAATTCAGCATGACCATAACGAGCAATAATTTCAGTGCCTTTCTTTTCTAAATTAACTTGCTGATAATTATCTTTAGCTTGACAAGCTGCTTTAGTTAACTGCCAATGAGCCAAGGATGATTGCACTGTTGCATTAGCAAATTGATACCCATTTTGACAAATTTTTAATGATAACTCTTTATTAGAAGGAGCAGTAAAAATAACATCATAATTAGCTATTGCTGCTTTTACTGCATTATATGCATCTAATATTCCGTGACCACATGGCTTGGTATCGACACAAGACTTATTAGCATCGCTTGATTGGCCAAAACCATGCGTTGTGGCGTAGAGGATGGTTTCTAATTTTTCAGGCGAAATATTATTATTCACAGCATAAATTAATCCTGCCACACCTGCTGCATGTGGAGCTGCCATACTTGTTCCTTGATAAAAGTCAAAACCAGAACCGTAATAACCACCACCCGGATTTACAGTAGATAAAATCCCGCCATTCATTTTTCCATAACGCACATCACCACCAGGCGCTGCGAAACTAATACCTGGACCATAATTTGAATAATAAGCTCTTAAGCCTTCAGGGCCAACCGAAGCTACTTTAATAGCGCTATTACATACCGCAGGCGCATTATAGTGCTCCCATTGATTGTCATTGCCCGCCGCTACTGTAAGCACCGCTCCTTTTTTTCGGGCAAAGGTTAATGCTTCTTGTAACGCTTCATCACAATGATCAATTTCTTTACCCGGTCTTTCATCAACGCCAAAACTCATATTTAAAACTTTAGCTGGGTAAGGGTTATTTGGCGCACCAGGTACCTCACCACCAACTGCCCAATAAATTGCATTAATTACCTGACTTTCATAAAACATACCTGAGCCATCAGGAATTTTTACGGGTAATATTTTAAGATGTTCGCCAACCCCTAACATAATATTTCCTGACCCAGCAATTGTCCCTGCGACATGAGTGCCATGATAAGATTTAGTTTCATCTAGTAAATTTTGATTATTGCCTGCGAAATTCCAACCCCACACTTTCCCTTTTTTATCTTTAATTAAACTATTACTTAAGTGTGGATTAAGTGCTATTCCTGTATCTAAAACAGCAACAACGATAGGTGAAGAGGCCTTACCAGTAGTCAGCGACCACGCACCGTCTCGAAGCCCTGCCGCTGATTCCAGCATGATACCACCTGGTGCTTTGAATTCGTCCCATTGCAATTCATGTGATAAACTATCACTGCCTTCAGGTGCGTCCATAACTGGCAGAGGTTTAAAATAACCAACGCGATCTTTAACTGCATATAACACAGCAGGATTACGTCGCAATGTCATAATAAAATCATCAACAGAGTCACCTGTTGCTAGCGACGCTATAGCTTTACGTTTTACTGTGAGTGTGTAGGCGCCTCCAGCAATAGGCGTTAGCGAATTGATAGGCATATTAAGAAGTTTACTAGCTGATTCTTTGGTCGCAAGACGCACTGAATCTGAATTTTTATATTTAATAATTATTCTCACAACCTCTTCTGGATCTGCTGCAATAGCTGATTGCCCAATCGACAGCAAGGCTAATCCTATTAGTGTTTTTTTATAACTTATCATTTATTCAACTCCTTAGTTGTTATCTTTGCTATCAATAGCTAACTACCGGACTTCCAGTATGAAATAGAAAATCAAAATCAACAAGTAAGTAAGTTCGACATACAAGTGAGGAAAGGTTTTTTGTGCAATTAAACGAACATTAAGCATTATTGCATGAAGGTAATGTCCTTAGTAGATAATTGATGTCATTTATAGGTAGTTGATGTCATTCCCGCGTAGGCGGGAATCCATATGCAATGTACTTCTGTGCTAATTGATTGAATGGATCCCCGCCTGCGCGGGGATGACAGGTGAGAAGTAGCCTGGGTGCAACGAAGTGAAACCCAGGTTTCAGCCCTTTTGGACCTACACCCAGACTACCAGTGCCGTAAGTTAAGCTAAGCATAGCGCAACCCAACGGTTTCAGTCATAAAACCTCTAGCATCTTCATCAACCGATAAATTAAGGACAACAGTAATTTATATACTACACTTAGCGATAGGAAAACATCATTATAAGGATAAGCTATGGTAAAATATAATGGTTCCCACCATGTCGTACCTAGTAAAGATGGCGGCTGGCTTGTTAAAAGGTCAGGTTCAAAACGGGCATTTCGTCGCTTTACTACCAAAAATGAAGCAGTCAAAGCAGCCAGAGAAATCAGCCGCAATCAAAATACAGAACTTTTTATCCATAATAAAGAGGGGAAAATTGAATTAAAAGATAGCCATGGTCATGATACATTTCCTCCTGCTGGCTGAGGATAGATTTCTCCAAATACGGGTATTAAAGGACAATTTATCCTAAAAAGGTCTGCAAAAATGCTCACCTACTTTATGTACACCGAGCCCCTTCAGCTTTTTTCGACGAACGTTATCTCTTTATTAGCCGTTTCTGACGTCTAATCTTTTCTTTAGACTTGGCTTAGCAACTAACTTATCAACCAAACAGC is a window of Legionella busanensis DNA encoding:
- a CDS encoding phospholipase A, which produces MNIKAYVFSMFCALSTFTSAAEPSKDTDTKDKNVKDKTILEQEIQAQNRAEKYPNLINLYRPTYILPFYQTNHPYQDIYLNETPDSQRVKSEELKAYFSVLIPVVRHLYRDKPIALNFAYSQLMYWQVYAKSPYFRETNYEPELFIENYFSRYMSGQLGVNHQSNGRGGHLERSWNRAYAQVKFTGQNWLVQLRGWGLLAESESSDLHNPDIAHYLGYENILFSYSWNNLKASIEAQNIESGFKRGYVMASVSYPILKSISLYGQFFNGYGQSLIEYNHKNTGFGIGIAVNDWIN
- a CDS encoding S8 family serine peptidase, encoding MSYKKTLIGLALLSIGQSAIAADPEEVVRIIIKYKNSDSVRLATKESASKLLNMPINSLTPIAGGAYTLTVKRKAIASLATGDSVDDFIMTLRRNPAVLYAVKDRVGYFKPLPVMDAPEGSDSLSHELQWDEFKAPGGIMLESAAGLRDGAWSLTTGKASSPIVVAVLDTGIALNPHLSNSLIKDKKGKVWGWNFAGNNQNLLDETKSYHGTHVAGTIAGSGNIMLGVGEHLKILPVKIPDGSGMFYESQVINAIYWAVGGEVPGAPNNPYPAKVLNMSFGVDERPGKEIDHCDEALQEALTFARKKGAVLTVAAGNDNQWEHYNAPAVCNSAIKVASVGPEGLRAYYSNYGPGISFAAPGGDVRYGKMNGGILSTVNPGGGYYGSGFDFYQGTSMAAPHAAGVAGLIYAVNNNISPEKLETILYATTHGFGQSSDANKSCVDTKPCGHGILDAYNAVKAAIANYDVIFTAPSNKELSLKICQNGYQFANATVQSSLAHWQLTKAACQAKDNYQQVNLEKKGTEIIARYGHAELSLDTSSFRQCDIIGTTGIGCYQ
- a CDS encoding efflux RND transporter permease subunit, which translates into the protein MNLSEFCIKRPVFTIVLLTMLIITGLIYFHKLPIRHLPNIDKLTIAITTNFDGASPDLIEKEITIPIENTLASIPGVDSIRSVSLLSRSRINIEFQLGVDINEAINDIRNKMSALQNKLPLGSQAPTVTKNDADATPLMIIGFHDKEKNALEITDYLERHIKPALQEIQGVGEVIFHGGRNYAVKIELDPIKMAARYITVAQIKKALNQQNIDIPSGQIKSKNRYYTVVTHAKLKTAQHFGELVIAEREHNFIRLSDIAKISVGSQNDDNLLRINGRPAVGLAILSQSTANPLEVAQALKRSLKELEISFPPTLKANIVFDTTQFIQQSIHKVYRTFFEAALFVGLVVFLFLGNVRAALIPIITIPICLISAFWPMAWLGFELNTLTLLAMVLAIGLVVDDAIVVVENCHRHLKSGLSPYSAAIRGSREIVFAIIAMTITLAAVYAPSGFVTGFTGKLFFQFGATLAICVILSGLIALTLSPMMCSQLMRHQENAYSQWLNTFFTTVSKRYILSLEKIINKPRLLLISVFLSSLLGLVCYHYLPTELAPAEDQSYIIAPLASPTNASTAYTDHYTHELEQIYETIPERTVYLSSIKPASAFNLLQLTPWDKRNRSQKDITEELQEKMQQITGVNVFPSSPNPFGNHSGNNSQFSVTLLSNTIYLRLNEISNDIVKLLTELPELRQIKNSLALDSEQINIEINRQLAADLDVNLADIAELLSTMLGGNNAANFNYDGQTHQVILQLKQAALSDISIINKLYVQSGRGKMIPLSSLVKIKNTIGPDSLPHLNRFRASTISAELSPNAHLEKVIKATQKILQEKLPEDVQFRFTGKVRDYLESTNDSLYAFLLALLFIYLVLAAQFESFTDPLIVLLSVPLCLVGALFALYLTKQSLSLYSHIGIITLIGLVTKHGIMITEFANQQITQGIDKTTALLNSARIRLRPILMTTLAMLLGALPLALATGAGAESRKQLGIVILGGMLIGTLFSLYVVPYAYLKLSKRTSKKEQPFKATVVKKMAQEKSIYLQ
- a CDS encoding DUF2188 domain-containing protein, which encodes MVKYNGSHHVVPSKDGGWLVKRSGSKRAFRRFTTKNEAVKAAREISRNQNTELFIHNKEGKIELKDSHGHDTFPPAG
- the proC gene encoding pyrroline-5-carboxylate reductase, which encodes MKICFIGYGNLAKALISGLSQNKNLELFATSPSLPIAVNEVGVKTHFSNTAFISIADVIILAVKPAQITAVLTEIGKLLPQDSLLISLAAGINLNKLASFCKSKQAIVRCMPNTPIAVGKGASAFIANNDVQPKQKILVENLFKPLSVTAWLNKEEEINAITALSGSGPAYIFLFLEALINAGEKLGLSSSIAHSFAKQTAIGALSLIENSTLPLQQLRQDVTSKGGTTAAALAILEKRDFSEVIFQALKAAYDRAKEIEEAQ
- a CDS encoding YggS family pyridoxal phosphate-dependent enzyme produces the protein MSIAENIQSIKQSIKNTLNDAHRPQNSVNILAVSKGQPVKAIKEAYAAGLSDFGENYWQEAHNKIIHLKQLPINWHFIGAIQSNKAKEIAENFSWVHSIDREKIAKLLAQHRPDYLPALNICIQINLDHEPTKAGLLPYELPLLIKCINQLPKLHLRGLMAIPKPRLTAEEQYVSLQRLTRLLDQANQQLNLKMDTLSMGMSDDLKAAIRAGSTFVRIGRAIFGERN
- a CDS encoding YggT family protein, with translation MAGLIAVSYFLISIFFNLIIFLFWLRILLRYYRVSSLNPMGQAIYRLTDRIVLPLESTIFRSKRHPQRFDAISFACIVVLELIKFILLGLIAYQRLLPITYLFLFVIADLIIQLGDLLFYALLLRVIMSWVNPQWQMHPAAMILNLITDPLIKIGHKIIPNISGFDFAPFIMMVIIKVITLFISASLPLHL
- a CDS encoding DUF2845 domain-containing protein, translated to MYRRYGVLIGFLFPLLAFSQQQSVYCPQNHGFINIGMSQTQVMSACGQPLSKQQSNQPFTQKVPVQQLIYNNQGDRTAFYGVWALPIGNTNYGGAPTFGGNSGGGAQLQVNIMNNKVSSITMNGSSTNAFSICGGRSVEVGDPVSIVYNACGTPSLVNHTYINQVVPSSTKPEIWVYQADQYQKPMSLTFVDGKLQSID
- a CDS encoding efflux RND transporter periplasmic adaptor subunit, yielding MKGRVISLILFLSVLIAFAYYLFPNHKIKQVSYKLQPIFVETSPLKEAVFANQFETIGSLSSLDNIQISSELAGQIASIHFKPGTVVHKGTLLIQLDDTVLKSELASAKANLLLSESIYKRNQELAKRKLASEQALDTAFADLKEKQNIVKVKEAQLLKLSLRAPFTGTLGSRKVSVGQYVKVGQPLVSLIANQKLKVEYTLPEHLIAHIKKDQKVQVISDAFPKHIYQGVVDYIAPNVDNETRTIAVEALINNKENLLSAGLFVRVKHQIGEPKKRFLIPEESVIPTISGQKVFILDNGKAITKQIKVGSHYGAMIEVRHGLKPTDIVIIRGQHKLKEGVAVLAKNEGKIE